The window TAGACATCCATGCCGCTGACGCGGCACCATCAGATGATGAAAATAAGCAATATGCGATATAATGGACTTGCGGCTGGCGAGGGAGGTCGCTTAATCTTGGTGCTTACAAGCCCGTTTATTAGACAGAACCCCAGCGACCAGGTGTACCACAGATTGTTGCCCCTTTCGGGAGCACGCAGGATAGAATAATCGTTTGACGGTTGCTGCACCAGCCCTTAATCTTTACTGCCGCAAGGAGTTCGTTATTATGGAAGTCGTTTATTCCCACGTATGCGGGCTGGACGTTCACAAGAAGAACGTGTTGGCTTGCGTGATCACACCGGAAATCAAGGAAACCCGTACTTTTTCCACCATGACCGATGACCTGATCCTGCTTGTAGACTGGATCAAAAGCAACGGATGCACCCACGTCGCAATGGAAAGCACCGCCTCGTTCTGGAAGCCCATCTACAATCTACTAGAACTTGAAGACATTCAGGTCCTAGTCGTCAACGCCAAAAACATTAAAAATGTGCCCGGACGTAAAACGGATGTTAAGGATGCCGAATGGATCGCCAGTCTGCTTCGTCACGGTTTACTGCAGGGCAGTTACATTCCGAACCGCGATCAAAGGGAACTACGGGAACTGATACGATACCGGCGCAGCCTGATCGACGAACGGTCCCGGGAAGTAAACCGCATTCAAAAAGTGCTTGAAGGAGCCAACATTAAACTGTCGTCTGTTGCCAGCAATGTGCTTGGAAAATCAGGACGAGCAATGATTGAGGCGATGATCGCTGGTGAAGATAATCCTGAATTTCTTTCAGAGTTGGCTCAGAAACGATTGAAAAACAAAAAAGAAGAATTAAAACGTGCTTTGAACGGTCTTATGGGCGATCATCAGAAACTGATGTTGGCAGCTCAACTGCGGCACATCGATTATCTAGACGAAGAAATCGATAGACTAGACCAGGAGATTAAGAGGCGTATGCTCCCTTTTGAAGAGGACCTGGAACTGCTGGACACGATTCCCGGAGTGGCGAGAAGAACGGCTGAAACCATTGTAGCTGAAATCGGCACGAACATGGATCAATTTCCCTCCGCTGCTCACTTATGTTCATGGGCGGGGCTGTGTCCAGGTCAAAATGAGAGTGCCGGAAAAAGGAAATCAGGCAAGACCCGTAAAGGGAACCAAAAACTCCGAAGTGCCTTAGTCGAAGCAGGACGCGCCTCTGCTAGAACGAAGAATACGTTCTTGTCCAGCCAGTACCATCGGATTGCCGCACGTCGTGGAGCGAATCGAGCTGCAGTAGCCGTTGCACACAGTATACTAACGATCGTATATTACATCCTTAAGCGCAG of the Microaerobacter geothermalis genome contains:
- a CDS encoding IS110 family RNA-guided transposase; the protein is MEVVYSHVCGLDVHKKNVLACVITPEIKETRTFSTMTDDLILLVDWIKSNGCTHVAMESTASFWKPIYNLLELEDIQVLVVNAKNIKNVPGRKTDVKDAEWIASLLRHGLLQGSYIPNRDQRELRELIRYRRSLIDERSREVNRIQKVLEGANIKLSSVASNVLGKSGRAMIEAMIAGEDNPEFLSELAQKRLKNKKEELKRALNGLMGDHQKLMLAAQLRHIDYLDEEIDRLDQEIKRRMLPFEEDLELLDTIPGVARRTAETIVAEIGTNMDQFPSAAHLCSWAGLCPGQNESAGKRKSGKTRKGNQKLRSALVEAGRASARTKNTFLSSQYHRIAARRGANRAAVAVAHSILTIVYYILKRRQPYIELGPTYYEERKRDTIIRQSIKKLESLGLKVTVESEAS